One window of the Nocardia huaxiensis genome contains the following:
- a CDS encoding dihydrodipicolinate synthase family protein — protein MATGTQGQRISRWPGAVDLNPIIATVTPFTSSGHIDFAAVDAYLNFLHEAGVQAILVNGTTGEFANLTLAERRQLLEHTRVRWPGQLIAHVGATALGDAVALLEHSHEHADAVAAISPYFYADPPGLRAYFSALLDRTELPMLLYNFPRHTQALITPDLFGELASAYPLLVGIKDSGSDRAVTRAYVDTGLPVFVGSDGEAARIGELRAAGIVSGGGSPIPEVPVRIAAAVRNEDTETAERWQSIFDQFRTLRQDSGLSDIAFAKAALSERISGFPVTVRPPLVAASDTRIDDIRGYLRNKILPRIDEVDS, from the coding sequence ATGGCCACTGGAACGCAAGGGCAGCGTATTTCACGGTGGCCTGGAGCTGTCGACCTGAATCCGATCATCGCCACGGTCACTCCGTTCACTTCCAGTGGCCACATCGACTTCGCGGCGGTCGACGCCTACCTGAACTTCCTCCACGAAGCCGGAGTGCAGGCCATTCTGGTGAACGGCACCACCGGCGAGTTCGCCAACCTGACTCTTGCCGAACGACGGCAACTTCTCGAGCACACCCGTGTCCGCTGGCCTGGTCAACTCATAGCTCATGTCGGCGCCACCGCCCTCGGAGATGCTGTAGCTCTGCTCGAACACAGCCACGAGCACGCCGATGCCGTCGCCGCGATCAGCCCGTACTTTTATGCCGACCCACCCGGATTGCGCGCCTACTTCTCCGCTCTGCTCGACCGGACCGAACTACCCATGCTGCTCTACAACTTCCCCCGGCATACTCAAGCCCTGATCACACCCGACCTGTTCGGAGAACTTGCCTCCGCCTATCCCCTGCTCGTCGGTATCAAGGACTCGGGGAGCGATCGAGCCGTCACTCGCGCCTACGTCGACACGGGCCTACCGGTCTTCGTCGGCAGCGATGGCGAAGCCGCACGTATCGGTGAACTCCGGGCAGCTGGAATTGTCTCCGGTGGCGGCAGCCCGATACCCGAAGTGCCCGTGCGCATCGCCGCGGCCGTGCGTAACGAAGACACCGAGACCGCAGAACGATGGCAGTCGATCTTCGATCAATTCCGAACACTGCGCCAAGATTCCGGTTTGTCCGACATAGCCTTTGCCAAAGCCGCTCTCTCCGAACGAATCTCTGGATTCCCGGTTACCGTCCGACCCCCGCTTGTCGCCGCGAGCGACACCCGAATCGACGATATCCGCGGCTATCTGCGGAACAAGATCCTGCCCCGCATCGACGAGGTCGATTCGTGA